AATTTGCTGATCCATCGAATCAACCTGAACCAATAGGACGAGCCTTAGCTTTCCCGGTGTAGTATCCCAGGAAAATCAGAACCAGCAACCATACGATTGTGTGCCCCAGTGTGAAAACGTATTGCCATGGTGCGGGAAAATGGATCATTCGCGCTGGCAAAACCATTACAATTACAGTTAAGGCCAGTAAAACTCCCGCAATCATATCATTGTTGTTTTCTGTTTGCGGACTGGAGGCGATTCGGAACAGGCAAATCATCGGCAAAAGAATCAATGCATCGTCATACATGTTATGGTACGTCGCGAAACGAGCAACCAGAGCGGTGACAGCTAGAAGCAGCCAAACATCCTTCTTGCGATGAAGATAGATCCAAAAACCCAGCGCAAGCAGAGTGATTGCGGACGCAAGACCCACCCATTGGTCGAGTTCCAGAGTCCCCAGCCAGTTGTGCAAGTTGGCATAGCCTTGCAAAACAACCCACTCTTCGCTACGCGCCAGCCAATCTTTCATTAGAGAAATGAGACCAGCCGCCTGAAAAGACGCCGACACCAGAGTCAATAAAACATATCCTATTACCACCAGAACGGCCGGCCAGAGCGACCCTGGAAGAAAGACAACCAACCAAAAGAAGGGAGCCGTAACATTCGGTTTCACTAAGGCGACCAAAAACAAGCCGGCTGCAAGAAGATGATTTGACCAGGTTGGGGGACCTTTATCTAAAATGAGTGCAACAGTAGTCAATAAAGGAAGCAGATGGAGGATGAGTTGCCCATTTCCGATCGTCACACCCAATGCGTTCATTGATAAAAGGATTAATGCCACAAAGACACGTTCTAACGGATTTCTTGCTCCGCTTTCTCGAATGATCAGACGGCAGAGCCAGATCAGTACGACTATTGTGGTGAGTGCCCAAAAATAACGGGCTGAAGACAAGGACAGCCAGCCGCAGAAGGGCCAATAGATCAGGAAGCTGGCCGGGGGGAAGGTGCTTCTGAGATTCCCATAAACCGGATCACCGGCAAACCAATGTCTTGTACGCCTGAAGAAAACTCTCAGATCAATGGCTCCTGTATAGCCTTGATCCCAGAGCAGTCGCCTGAATTCATCGGAAAGTTTTAGCGCCGCGAGAAAAGTCAACACTACCACTGAAACAAGCAGAATTGTTCTGTTATAACGAGACCACAATTGACGCAATAGACTTCTGGTCCTTCCGGCGCGTTCAGACCTTGAGCAAACTATTATAGACTGAATTAAAAAGTGTCGATGAGCAACAAAGAGCGTGTTTGCGTTTTTCTTATTGCGTTGATGATTCAAGTGCCGCTCATGGTTCTTGCGGGAGTCCGAAACCCAGATCAAATCAACCCTGATGCAATCGCTTATCTGCGCGTGGCCCAGAATTATTTGCATGGCAACTATCACTTCGCAGTGAACGGCTACTGGGGACCGTTATTCAGTTGGCTCACGGTGCCAGTGCTCCCTCTAGTAAACGATCCTGTTACAGCGTTCCGCCTTGTGGATTGGATTAGCGCTGTGATTTTTCTAATAGGTGGGATAAACGTTCTTCAGACATTGCGGTTCGATCGGATCACTGTTGCTGTGGGTGGAATACTGATTGCTTTGTTTTCCATTCAATGGTCCATATTCTTCATCGGACCTGACCTGCTGATGTCCGGATTGCTATTGGTGGCGTTGAGCTACACGCTTGCATCAGACAATGCGGGTACAGGACGCCGTCCTTTTGTGGCGGGACTTTTTTATGGAGCTGCGTACCTGGCGAAGGCTGTGGCCTTGCCGATAGCGCTTTTGTCGATGATCTGCATCGCTACCATCCGTGTGCTGGCAGGCATAACGTCGTTTCGATCAGCATTATACATGGTAGGACGCAGCGCCCTGGGTTTGGCGTTACTTGTAATACCGTGGTTTCTGGTTCTTTCCTTGCATTATGGCAATCCGACGTTTTCAACGAGTGCGCCGCTGAATCATGCTCTGGTTGGTCCTCATAACCCGAATTGGTTCCACCCCTCATCTGCAGTTTTCAATGTGCCCGAGCGGGGCCGGATTACAACCTGGGAAGATCCGACTGTACTCCAGAACCATCCACTGTACGCGCGTTGGTCGCCGTTCAGTAGCTGGAGCAATCTTAAATACCAGATAAAATTAATGTTTGGTAATGCCCGCCTGCAGTTTCACTATCTGAAAGAGTTCGATCGATTTGGATTTGGGATCGTCTCAGCGATTCTGGGATTTCTATTTTTCAGGCCATGGGTCCGGAGTTTTCAAACCCACCCGTGGCGGTTTGGAGGCATCGCAATTGCTTCGATGACATTCATCTATCTACCGGTATACTCGGCTGCGCCCCGTTATTTTCTGGC
Above is a window of bacterium DNA encoding:
- a CDS encoding DUF2029 domain-containing protein: MTFLAALKLSDEFRRLLWDQGYTGAIDLRVFFRRTRHWFAGDPVYGNLRSTFPPASFLIYWPFCGWLSLSSARYFWALTTIVVLIWLCRLIIRESGARNPLERVFVALILLSMNALGVTIGNGQLILHLLPLLTTVALILDKGPPTWSNHLLAAGLFLVALVKPNVTAPFFWLVVFLPGSLWPAVLVVIGYVLLTLVSASFQAAGLISLMKDWLARSEEWVVLQGYANLHNWLGTLELDQWVGLASAITLLALGFWIYLHRKKDVWLLLAVTALVARFATYHNMYDDALILLPMICLFRIASSPQTENNNDMIAGVLLALTVIVMVLPARMIHFPAPWQYVFTLGHTIVWLLVLIFLGYYTGKAKARPIGSG